One Methylocystis iwaonis genomic window, ATGCCAGCGCCCCTCCGGTTGCGCGCGGGCCAATGAGCACGTCGCCTGCTTCAATGGTGCGTCGGCTGTCCGTCGTTTCGAGAACCAGCCGCCCGGAGGCGTCGATGGTCTCGAAACGCCCTTCGAGCTTTTCATGGCTCAGCACGACGGTTATGTCCTGTCCAAGCCCGGCCGCGGAAGCCAGCCATTCCTGCCGGATCTGCGCAAAGCCTGCGCCGCCGTTCCAGAGTTCGAGCGCCTCCGCCATAGCGTCAGAAAAATGCGCAAAGAACGCCTCCCGCGAGGGGGCTGAAAGCGCCTCGCAGAGCGCGCGCGCCGGATAAGGCGTATCTTTGGGCGCATCTACAAGATTGACGCCGACGCCGATGATTGCGACCGGCGCCGTCGACGCGTTCATGCATTCGAGGAGGATGCCGCCGAGCTTCGCGCCTTCGAGCAGCAGATCATTCGGCCATTTGAGCTGGAAAGCGCCCTGCCCGGCTAACGCGCGAAGAGCGCGCATTGCCGCCACCCCGGTAACGAAACCGAGTTCCGGCGCAACGCGAACCTCGGAAAACTCGCCAAAAACGAAACTCGCGTAAAAATTACCGGGTCGAGAAATCCACTCTCGCCCGAGGCGCCCGCGCCCCTTCGTCTGGCGCGCGGCCACGATCCACAGCGGGCCGCGTTCGCCTGTCTCGATCAACCGCCGCGCTTCGTCATTGGTCGAGTCGATCTCGTCCAATGAGAGAAGGCGGACGCCTCTTGCGCGCGCAATTGGTCCTAACTGCACGCGCAAGACCTCTTAGAACAGCGATTTTGCGGCGGCGGTCGCCGCATCCATGATCGGCGCCGGATAGACCCAGAAGCCGAGCACGGCGACCGTCGACAGCGCGAGCACCGCGCGGACGGCGAGCGGCGAACGATCGAAGCCGGGGGCCGGCTCGTCGAAATACATGACCTTGACGACGCGCAGATAGTAGAAGGCGGCAACCGCAGAGGTCAGCACGCCGGTGACGGCAAGCGGGTAGAGACCCGCATCGACTGCCGCAAGGAACACGTAATATTTGGCGAAGAAGCCGGCGAGCGGCGGGATGCCCGCGAGCGAGAACATCAGCATCGCGAAGAAGAACGCCATCAGGCCGTTGGTGCGCGAAAGACCCGCCAGGTCCGAGATATTCTCGACGTTCCGGCCGTTGATCCGCATCGCGAGGATCGCGGCGAAGGAGCCAAGCGTCATCACGAGATAGACCGACAGATACACGATGACGCCCTTGACGCCAGCCTCACTGCCCGCAGCAAGACCGATCAGCGCGAAGCCCATGTGGCCGATCGAGGAATAGGCCATCAGACGCTTGATGTTGTTCTGGCCAATCGCGGCGAAGGAGCCGAGCAGCGTCGAGGCGATGGCGAGAAAGATGATGATCTGACGCCACTGAGTGGTGATCGCCGGGAAGGCCGTGATCACAAAGCGGGCGGTGATGGCGAAGGCCGCCATCTTGGCCGAAGACGCGAAGAAGGTCGTGACCGGCGTCGGGGCGCCCTCATAGACGTCCGGCGTCCACATATGGAAAGGCGCGGCCGAAATCTTGAAGGCGAGGCCGGCCAGGACGAAGACGAGGCCGAAGATCACGCCGACCGGCGGCTGCTCGGTGACCGCCTGGGCGATGCCCGCGAAGGACACCGTGCCGGAGAAGCCATAGAGCAGCGACGAGCCGTAGAGCATCATGCCGGACGACAAAGCGCCGAGCACGAAATATTTGAGGCCCGCTTCCGACGCCCTTCCGTCGTCGCGCGCAAAGGCGGCCATGACGTAAAGGGCCAGCGACATCAGCTCGAGCCCGAGATAGAGCGCGATCAGATTGTCGGCGGAGATCAGCAGCATCATGCCCAGCGTGGAGAGCATGACGAGGACGGGATATTCGAATTTCTCGAGCCCATTGCGCTGCAGCCAGTCGACCGACAGCAGGATCGACGCCATGGCGCCGACGAGCGTGAGGACCTTCAGAAAGCGCGAGAAGGCGTCGTCGATGAAGGCGCCGTCGAAGACGGTCACGTCCACCTGTTTGCTCGACAATAGGATGACGACAACGGCGAGGCCGAGGATGCCGACGGCCATCTCGTCGACGAGGCTGAAACCCTTCTCGCCGCGAAAGGCGCCGATCAGGATCAACAGCATCACGCCGACGGCCAGAATGACCTCGGGAAGGAAGTGATGCGTGAGTTCTGCGAAGAAGGGCATATGAACAGTCCGTCAGTGGCCGGCGGCGGCGAGCTTCACCGCGTCGAGCAGCGCCGTATGGGATTGGATGAGATGATCGACCGAGGCCTGCGTCGAGGCGAGGATCTGCCCCGGCAGCACGCCGTAATAGATCGTCAGAACGACCAGCGGCGCAAAGATCAGCATCTCGCGCGGCGATAGGTCGACGAGGTCTTTCAGGCTTGCTTTCTCCAGCGCGCCGAAGACCACCCGGCGGTAGAGATAGAGCGCATAGGCCGCCGAGAAGATCACGCCGGTCGCCGCGAAGAGCGCCACCCAGCTATTGGCCTTGAAGGCGCCAGCGAGCGTCAGGAATTCGCCGATGAAGCCCGTCGTGCCCGGCAGGCCGACATTGGCCATGGTGAACAGCATGAACACGAAGGCGTAAACCGGCATGCGGTTCACGATGCCGCCATAGGCTGCGATCTCGCGGGTATGCATGCGATCGTAGATGACGCCAACGCAGAGGAAGAGCGCGCCCGCGACCAGGCCGTGCGAGATCATCTGGAACATCGCGCCCTGCACGCCCTGCGGATTCAGCGTGAAGAGGCCCATCGTCACATAGCCCATGTGGGCGACGGAGGAATAAGCGATGAGCTTTTTGATGTCCTCCTGCACCAGCGCGACGAGCGAGGTGTAGATGATGGCGATGATCGACATCGCGTAGATGAGCGGCGCGAAATAGACCGAAGCGTCGGGGAACATCGGCAGAGAGAAGCGGATGAAGCCGTAGCCGCCCATCTTCAGCAGGATCGCCGCCAGAATGACCGAACCCGCCGTTGGCGCCTCGACGTGGGCGTCGGGCAGCCAGGTATGAACCGGCCACATCGGCATCTTCACCGCAAAGGAGGCGAAGAAGGCCAGCCACAGCCAGGTCTGCATGTCCTTCGGGAAATCGGTCTTCAGCAGAACCGTGATGTCGGTCGTA contains:
- a CDS encoding biotin--[acetyl-CoA-carboxylase] ligase is translated as MDEIDSTNDEARRLIETGERGPLWIVAARQTKGRGRLGREWISRPGNFYASFVFGEFSEVRVAPELGFVTGVAAMRALRALAGQGAFQLKWPNDLLLEGAKLGGILLECMNASTAPVAIIGVGVNLVDAPKDTPYPARALCEALSAPSREAFFAHFSDAMAEALELWNGGAGFAQIRQEWLASAAGLGQDITVVLSHEKLEGRFETIDASGRLVLETTDSRRTIEAGDVLIGPRATGGALA
- the nuoN gene encoding NADH-quinone oxidoreductase subunit NuoN; the encoded protein is MPFFAELTHHFLPEVILAVGVMLLILIGAFRGEKGFSLVDEMAVGILGLAVVVILLSSKQVDVTVFDGAFIDDAFSRFLKVLTLVGAMASILLSVDWLQRNGLEKFEYPVLVMLSTLGMMLLISADNLIALYLGLELMSLALYVMAAFARDDGRASEAGLKYFVLGALSSGMMLYGSSLLYGFSGTVSFAGIAQAVTEQPPVGVIFGLVFVLAGLAFKISAAPFHMWTPDVYEGAPTPVTTFFASSAKMAAFAITARFVITAFPAITTQWRQIIIFLAIASTLLGSFAAIGQNNIKRLMAYSSIGHMGFALIGLAAGSEAGVKGVIVYLSVYLVMTLGSFAAILAMRINGRNVENISDLAGLSRTNGLMAFFFAMLMFSLAGIPPLAGFFAKYYVFLAAVDAGLYPLAVTGVLTSAVAAFYYLRVVKVMYFDEPAPGFDRSPLAVRAVLALSTVAVLGFWVYPAPIMDAATAAAKSLF
- a CDS encoding NADH-quinone oxidoreductase subunit M, producing MFGFGILTGLTFLPLAGAAFLLTQKGDDEASLRNIRWATLLTTLVTFALSLYVWAGFDTSNPGFQFVEEKNWFGSGLIYKLGVDGISMPLVLLTTFIMPFSILASFESVTKRVREYMLAFLVLETLMIGVFCALDLVLFYLFFEGGLIPMFLIIGIWGGKRRVYASFKFFLYTLAGSLLMLVAILAMYNHAHTTDITVLLKTDFPKDMQTWLWLAFFASFAVKMPMWPVHTWLPDAHVEAPTAGSVILAAILLKMGGYGFIRFSLPMFPDASVYFAPLIYAMSIIAIIYTSLVALVQEDIKKLIAYSSVAHMGYVTMGLFTLNPQGVQGAMFQMISHGLVAGALFLCVGVIYDRMHTREIAAYGGIVNRMPVYAFVFMLFTMANVGLPGTTGFIGEFLTLAGAFKANSWVALFAATGVIFSAAYALYLYRRVVFGALEKASLKDLVDLSPREMLIFAPLVVLTIYYGVLPGQILASTQASVDHLIQSHTALLDAVKLAAAGH